In a single window of the Candidatus Eisenbacteria bacterium genome:
- the ychF gene encoding redox-regulated ATPase YchF: MKRVGILGLSQSGKSTLFQILLTASGAAASSQGREQIGMVQVPDERVDRLSALYKPKKTTYTQIQFVDTVAAGGQSARSAAKGTDLFAGVRNCDALVAVVRDFEDPAVPAEAGVDAARDLRTLDTELAFNDLAICETRIERIEKELRIGKKQAEAEHAALLRCRALLEQERPLREAEITEDDLKLLRGFQFMTLKPLLVVYNQDDASDRKPPAPGPGAGAVALRAHLEREIVSLPAADRPSFRAELGATEDGLSLVIRACYELLGLLSFFTVGPDEVRAWTVQKGDTAVDAAGEIHSDLAKGFIRAETIPWDKLLEAGGHSQARDKGWLRLEGREYRVQDGDCFEIRFNK, translated from the coding sequence ACAGATCGGCATGGTCCAGGTCCCCGACGAGCGGGTCGACCGGCTGTCGGCGCTCTACAAGCCCAAGAAGACCACCTATACGCAGATCCAGTTCGTGGACACGGTCGCAGCCGGGGGCCAGAGCGCGCGCTCGGCCGCCAAGGGCACCGACCTGTTCGCCGGGGTCCGCAACTGCGACGCGCTGGTGGCGGTGGTTCGCGACTTCGAGGATCCCGCGGTACCCGCGGAAGCGGGCGTCGACGCCGCGCGGGATCTGCGCACGCTCGACACCGAACTGGCGTTCAACGACCTGGCGATCTGCGAGACCCGGATCGAGCGGATCGAGAAGGAGCTGCGGATCGGAAAGAAGCAGGCCGAGGCCGAGCACGCCGCGCTGCTGCGGTGCCGCGCGCTGCTCGAGCAGGAACGCCCGCTGCGTGAAGCCGAGATCACCGAAGACGACCTCAAGCTGCTGCGCGGCTTTCAATTCATGACGCTCAAACCCCTGCTCGTGGTGTACAACCAGGACGATGCGTCGGATCGCAAGCCGCCCGCTCCGGGACCCGGAGCAGGCGCGGTCGCGCTCCGTGCGCATCTGGAGCGCGAAATCGTGTCGCTGCCGGCTGCCGACCGGCCGTCGTTCCGAGCCGAGCTGGGGGCGACCGAGGACGGGCTCTCGCTCGTCATTCGGGCGTGTTACGAGTTGCTGGGGCTGCTCTCATTCTTCACCGTCGGCCCCGACGAAGTGCGAGCCTGGACGGTGCAGAAGGGCGATACCGCGGTCGACGCCGCGGGCGAGATCCACTCGGATCTCGCGAAGGGTTTCATTCGAGCCGAGACCATTCCGTGGGACAAGTTGCTGGAAGCCGGTGGTCACTCGCAGGCGCGTGACAAGGGCTGGCTGCGGCTCGAGGGCCGCGAATACCGCGTGCAGGATGGCGACTGCTTCGAGATTCGCTTCAACAAGTGA